Proteins co-encoded in one Phycodurus eques isolate BA_2022a chromosome 14, UOR_Pequ_1.1, whole genome shotgun sequence genomic window:
- the eml5 gene encoding echinoderm microtubule-associated protein-like 5 isoform X2 produces MADRTAPNCHLRLEWVYGYRGHQCRNNLYYTAAKEIVYFVAGVGVVYNTREHKQKFYLGHNDDIISLALHPERVLVATGQVGKEPYICVWDSYTVQTVSILKDVHTHGVACLAFDLEGQCLVSVGLDSKNTICVWDWRRGKVLAAAPGHTDRIFDISWDLYQPSKLVSCGVKHIKFWSLCGNALTPKRGVFGKTGDLQTILCLACAKDEVTYSGALNGDIYVWKGINLMRTVQGAHGSGIFSMNACEEGFATGGRDGCVRLWDLNFKPITVIDLRETDQGYKVARVENSRGLSVRSVCWRGDHILVGTQDSEIFEVVVHDRNKPFLIMQGHCEGELWALAVHPTKPLAMTGSDDRSVRIWSLIDHALIARCNMEEPIRCAAVSTDGIHLALGMKDGSFTVLRVRDMTEVVHIKDRKEAIHELKYSPDGAHLAVGSNDNSVDIYGVVQRYKKVGECIGSNSFITHMDWSTDSKFLQSNDGSGRRLFYRMPSGKEVTNREELKLVQWASWTCVLGPEVNGIWPKYSAVNDINSVDANFNNQVLVTADDYGLVKLLRYPCIKKGAKCKKYLGHSAHITNVRWSHDYQWVITIGGADHSVFQWKFVPERKSKEALHIAPQETLADSNSEESDSDQSDVPEMDSEIEQETQLTYRRQVYKEDLPQLKEQCNEKHRAIAMKKRERAPGNGLKLHFIHGYRGYDCRSNLFYTQTGEIVYHVAAVGIVYNRQQNTQRFYMGHDDDILCLAIHPLKDFVATGQVGRDSSIHIWDTEMLKPMSVLKGFHQLGVCTLDFSADGKRLASVGLDDNHTIVLWDWRKGEKLSAMCGSKDKIFVVKINPYLPDKLITAGVKHMKFWHKAGGGLIGRKGNMGKTETMMCAVYGWSEEMVFSGTCTGDICIWRDMFLMKTVKAHDGPVFSMHALEKGFVTGGKDGIVALWDDTFERCLKTYAIKRAVLAPGSKGLLLEDNPSIRAISLGHGHILVGTKNGEILEVDKSGPITLLVQGHMEGEVWGLATHPHLPLCATVSDDRTLRIWDLSPSHCMLAVRKLRKGGRCCCFSPDGKALAVGLNDGSFLIVNADTLEDLVSFHHRKDIITDIKFSPGSGKYLAVASGDTFVDIYNVMSSKRVGVCKGCLNSITHLDWDRRGKLLQVNTSAKEQFFFEAPRGKRQTIPATEVEKVDWSTWTCVLGTSVEGIWPVISEVTEVTSACLSHDKKVLATGDDLGYIKVFRYPVRGKYAKFKRYVAHSTHVTNVRWTHEDSLLVTAGGGDTCLMIWTHELETHRELRQCDSEESDIESEDDGGYDSDVTKENEINYTIKALSTNMRPMTGIKPHLQLKEPSVDERQGVVRPPVSRALPQPEKLQTNNVGKKKRPIEDLVLELVFGYRGNDCRNNVHYLNEGADIIYHTASVGIVLNLTTSCQSFYVEHSDDILCLTINQHPKFPNVVATGQVGDTGDMSATSPSIHIWDAMTKQTLSVLRCFHSGGVCSVSFSATGKLLLSVGLDSEHTVTIWKWQEGAKVASHIGHTQRIFVAEFRPDSDTHFVSVGIKHVRFWTLAGRALLSKKGVLSSIEDARMQTMLSVAFGANNLTFTGTISGDVCVWKEHILVRIVAKAHTGPVFTMYTTLRDGLIVTGGKERPSKEGGALKLWDQELKRCRAFRLETGQVIDCVRSVCRGKGKILVGTRNAEIIEVGEKNAACNILVNGHMDGPIWGLGTHPTRDVFLSAAEDGTVRLWDIPEKKMLNKVNLGHPACTISYSPEGDMVAIGMKNGEFIILLVASLKIWGKKRDRRSSIQDIRFSPNSRYLAVGSCESAVDFYDLTLGPQLNRINCCRDIPSFVLQMDFSADSLCIQVSTGAYKRLVYEVPSGKQVTEQSHIDKITWATWTSVLGDEVVGIWSRNTDKADVTCACVSHSGLNVVTGDDFGMVKLFEFPCPDKFAKHKRFLGHSAHLTNIRITNGDRFVVSAGGDDRSLFVWRCVHTPH; encoded by the exons TGCTTGGTGTCTGTGGGTTTGGACTCAAAAAACACAATCTGCGTGTGGGACTGGAGGAGAGGGAAGGTTCTGGCAGCCGCACCGGGCCATACAGACAGG ATATTTGACATATCGTGGGATTTGTACCAGCCGAGCAAGCTTGTAAGCTGTGGAGTCAAACACATCAAG tTCTGGAGTTTATGCGGTAATGCTCTCACGCCCAAACGTGGAGTTTTCGGCAAGACCGGGGATCTCCAAACTATCCTCTGCCTGGCTTGTGCCAAGGATGAGGTCACGTATTCCGGTGCCTTGAACGGTGACATCTATGTGTGGAAAGGGATCAACCTGATGAGAACAGTGCAAGGGGCTCATGGG TCAGGGATTTTCAGCATGAACGCTTGCGAAGAGGGTTTTGCCACTGGGGGACGAGATGGTTGCGTCCGCCTGTGGGATCTCAATTTCAAACCAATTACTGTCATTGATCTCAGGGAAACAGACCAAGGATATAAAG TAGCTAGAGTTGAAAATAGCAGAG gGCTTTCTGTGCGTAGTGTTTGCTGGCGGGGAGACCACATCCTGGTGGGCACGCAAGATAGTGAGATCTTCGAGGTGGTGGTCCACGACCGCAACAAGCCTTTCCTTATCATGCAGGGTCACTGTGAGGGCGAGCTGTGGGCGCTGGCTGTGCACCCCACCAAGCCTCTTGCTATGACAGGCAGTGACGACCGCTCTGTCAG GATATGGAGCCTTATCGACCATGCTCTGATAGCTCGATGTAACATGGAGGAGCCGATCCGCTGTGCAGCTGTCAGCACTGATGGTATTCATTTGGCCCTGGGAATGAAGGATGGCTCGTTCACCGTTCTCCGAGTCAG AGATATGACAGAAGTGGTCCACATCAAGGACAGGAAGGAGGCTATCCATGAGCTGAAGTATTCCCCTGATGGCGCCCATTTGGCTGTTGGCTCCAATGACAACTCGGTGGACATTTATGGTGTTGTGCAGAGGTACAAGAAAGTAGGAGAGTGCATTGGCTCCAACAGCTTCATTACACACATGGACTGGTCCACGGACAGCAAGTTCCTACAATCGAACGATGGCAGCGGCAGGAGGCTCTTCTATAGGATGCCAA GTGGCAAGGAGGTGACAAACAGGGAGGAGCTGAAGCTGGTGCAGTGGGCATCATGGACATGTGTGCTGGGTCCTGAGGTTAATGGAATATGGCCCAAATACTCTGCTGTTAATGATATTAACTCTGTGGATGCTAACTTCAACAATCAAGTCTTAGTAACAGCTGATGACTACGGATTAGTCAAACTTCTACGATATCCATGTATAAAAAAAG gtgcaaaatgtaaaaaatatttaggTCACTCAGCCCATATTACCAATGTAAGATGGTCACATGACTACCAGTGGGTTATAACCATTGGTGGAGCGGATCACTCGGTCTTCCAGTGGAAGTTTGTTCCAGAGAGAAAGTCAAAAGAAGCGCTGCacattgcaccacaag agACCTTGGCAGACTCTAACAGTGAAGAATCAGACTCTGATCAGTCAGATGTGCCTGAAATGGACTCGGAAATCGAGCAGGAAACGCAGCTCACGTATAGACGACAG GTTTATAAAGAAGACCTACCTCAGCTCAAAGAGCAGTGCAACGAGAAACATCGAGCAATCGCTATGAAGAAGCGAGAGAGAGCACCTGGGAATGGATTGAAGTTGCACTTTATTCATGG ctACAGGGGCTATGATTGCAGAAGTAATTTGTTCTATACCCAGACTGGTGAAATCGTTTACCATGTGGCTGCTGTTGGGATCGTGTACAACAGACAGCAGAACACCCAACGTTTCTACATGGGCCACGATGATGACATTCTCTGCTTGGCTATCCACCCCCTCAAGGACTTTGTAGCAACAGGCCAG GTTGGCCGAGATTCCTCCATCCACATATGGGACACAGAAATGTTAAAACCAATGTCTGTGTTGAAGGGTTTCCACCAGCTTGGAGTGTGCACTTTGGACTTTTCAG CGGATGGCAAGCGCCTGGCTTCTGTGGGCCTGGATGACAATCACACCATTGTGCTTTGGGACTGGAGGAAAGGGGAAAAGCTCTCAGCCATGTG TGGAAGCAAAGACAAGATCTTTGTGGTGAAAATAAATCCCTACCTGCCTGACAAGCTCATCACAGCCGGTGTAAAACATATGAAGTTTTGGCATAAAGCTG GTGGTGGGCTAATTGGACGCAAGGGGAACATGGGAAAGACGGAGACTATGATGTGTGCTGTCTATGGCTGGTCGGAGGAGATGGTCTTCTCAGGCACGTGTACCGGTGACATTTGCATCTGGAGGGACATGTTCCTGATGAAGACTGTCAAAGCCCATGACGGCCCCGTTTTCAGTATGCATGCTCTTGAAAAG GGATTTGTGACTGGAGGGAAGGATGGTATAGTCGCGCTCTGGGATGACACATTTGAAAGATGCCTCAAGACCTATGCCATCAAGAGGGCAGTCCTCGCTCCAGGCTCTAAGG GCTTGCTTTTGGAGGACAACCCTTCCATACGTGCCATATCGCTAGGCCACGGCCACATTCTTGTGGGAACTAAGAATGGAGAGATTTTGGAGGTTGACAAAAGTGGCCCCATTACTCTGCTTGTCCAG GGTCACATGGAAGGTGAAGTCTGGGGACTCGCCACCCATCCCCATCTCCCTCTGTGCGCCACTGTCAGTGATGACAGAACCCTGCGCATATGGGACCTCTCTCCCAGTCACTGCATGTTGGCAGTGCGCAAGCTCAGGAAAG GTggccgctgctgctgcttctcccCTGATGGCAAAGCTTTGGCGGTCGGTCTGAATGATGGCAGCTTTCTCATTGTGAATGCAGACACCTTAGAGGACCTTGTGTCCTTCCACCACCGCAAGGACATCATCACAGATATCAAATTCTCTCCAG GTTCTGGCAAGTACCTTGCAGTGGCATCAGGAGACACATTTGTGGATATTTACAATGTAATGAGCAGCAAACGGGTGGGAGTGTGCAAAGGATGTCTCAACTCTATCACCCACTTGGATTGGGACAGGAGAG GGAAACTACTCCAAGTCAATACTAGTGCCAAAGAGCAGTTTTTCTTTGAGGCGCCTCGCGGCAAGAGGCAGACCATCCCTGCCACAGAG GTGGAGAAGGTCGACTGGAGTACGTGGACATGTGTTCTGGGTACGTCTGTTGAGGGCATCTGGCCTGTGATCAGCGAGGTCACAGAGGTGACCTCTGCTTGCCTTAGTCATGACAAGAAGGTGCTTGCCACAGGAGATGATCTAGGATACATAAAGGTCTTCAGATATCCTGTTAGG GGCAAGTATGCAAAGTTCAAACGCTATGTGGCTCACAGCACGCATGTTACAAATGTGCGGTGGACCCATGAAGACAGCCTATTGGTGACGGCTGGCGGGGGGGACACGTGCCTCATGATCTGGACCCATGAACTTGAGACCCACAGGGAGCTCAGACAGTGTGACAGCGAGGAGTCGGACATCGAGAGCGAGGATGATGGAG GTTATGACAGCGATGTGACAAAGGAGAATGAGATTAACTATACCATCAAAGCCTTATCCACCAACATGCGCCCCATGACTGGTATAAAACCCCACTTGCAACTAAAAGAGCCTTCTGTGGATGAGAG ACAAGGTGTGGTCAG GCCTCCTGTTAGCAGAGCCCTCCCACAGCCTGAGAAGCTGCAGACCAATAATGTCGGCAAAAAGAAGAGACCCATTGAA GATCTAGTGTTGGAGCTGGTGTTCGGTTACCGTGGCAATGACTGCCGCAATAACGTACATTACCTGAATGAGGGGGCAGACATCATTTACCACACAGCCTCAGTTGGCATCGTGCTCAACTTGACCACCT CCTGCCAAAGTTTCTATGTTGAACACAGTGATGACATTCTGTGCCTGACAATCAATCAACATCCCAAATTCCCCAACGTGGTGGCAACTGGCCAAGTAG GTGACACTGGTGACATGTCAG CCACATCTCCTTCTATTCACATCTGGGACGCCATGACCAAGCAGACATTATCGGTGCTGCGCTGTTTCCACTCAGGTGGGGTGTGCTCTGTCAGCTTCAGTGCCACAGGGAAGCTCTTGCTGTCTGTGGGCCTAGACTCTGAACACACCGTCACCATCTGGAAGTGGCAGGAAG GTGCCAAAGTGGCCAGCCACATTGGTCACACGCAGAGGATCTTTGTGGCCGAGTTCCGTCCAGACTCGGACACTCATTTTGTCTCTGTGGGGATCAAGCACGTCCGCTTCTGGACATTAGCAGGGCGAGCTTTGCTCAGCAAGAAAGGAGTGCTGAGCTCTATAGAAGATGCCCGCATGCAGACCATGTTGTCTGTCGCCTTTGGAGCG aatAACTTGACATTTACAGGTACTATAAGTGGGGATGTATGTGTGTGGAAAGAGCACATTCTTGTAAGGATAGTGGCCAAAGCCCACACAGGTCCCGTGTTCACCATGTACACCACGCTGAGAGATGGCCTCATTGTCACTGGAGGCAAGGAAAGGCC GTCAAAGGAAGGAGGAGCTCTCAAGCTTTGGGATCAGGAGTTGAAACGCTGTCGAGCCTTTCGATTAGAAACTGGACAGGTCATTGACTGTGTGCGTTCTGTATGTAGAGGAAAG GGTAAAATCCTGGTCGGAACCAGGAATGCAGAGATTATTGAGGTTGGTGAGAAGAATGCAGCATGCAACATTTTGGTGAACGGTCACATGGACGGGCCAATTTGGGGTTTGGGGACACATCCAACCAGAGACGTGTTTCTGTCTGCTGCAGAGGATGGGACAGTTCGACTTTGGGACATTCCGGAGAAG AAGATGCTGAATAAGGTGAACTTGGGTCACCCGGCATGTACAATCAGCTACAGTCCTGAGGGAGACATGGTGGCCATTGGCATGAAGAATGGCGAGTTCATCATCCTGCTGGTTGCGTCTCTCAAAATCTGGGGCAAGAAAAGGGACCGGCGCTCTTCAATACAGGATATTAG GTTCAGTCCAAATTCACGCTACCTGGCCGTCGGCTCCTGCGAAAGCGCCGTCGACTTCTACGACCTGACGCTCGGGCCGCAGTTAAACCGCATCAACTGTTGCCGGGACATCCCCAGCTTCGTCTTGCAGATGGACTTCTCTGCGGACAGCCTGTGCATCCAG GTGTCCACGGGTGCTTACAAGCGTCTGGTGTACGAGGTGCCGTCGGGGAAGCAGGTCACAGAGCAGTCCCACATTGACAAGATTACCTGGGCCACGTGGACCAG CGTTCTCGGGGATGAGGTTGTAGGCATCTGGTCGCGGAACACAGACAAAGCGGACGTCACTTGCGCCTGCGTGTCGCACTCAGGCCTCAATGTGGTTACAGGCGATGACTTTGGAATGGTCAAGCTCTTTGAATTTCCATGTCCAGACAAGTTT gcAAAACATAAGCGCTTTTTGGGCCATTCAGCTCACTTGACAAATATTCGCATCACAAACGGAGACCGCTTCGTGGTGAGTGCTGGTGGAGATGACAGAAG CCTCTTTGTGTGGAGGTGTGTCCACACCCCCCACTGA